From Garra rufa chromosome 19, GarRuf1.0, whole genome shotgun sequence, the proteins below share one genomic window:
- the LOC141292090 gene encoding prostate stem cell antigen-like, whose translation MDLQISVFLLFILFHAGHSLSCYECTGLTGSCADQKVKTCPSGSSKCMSSTTVSQVGGISTKVKLKYCAGGCQSGSINFGIAKVLSVCCDSDLCNIQDAPDPSSIATNGKKCYYCDGQSCSNIASCSGSEDRCIKGTWSFGGQSVVVKGCVSKSVCNTTTSASDVQGISCCEGNLCNSAESVTQSFLFLGCSLLSFLLIFILS comes from the exons ATGGATCTGCAAATCTCAGTTTTTCTTCTGTTCATCCTTTTTCATGCAG GACACTCTCTCAGCTGTTATGAGTGCACAGGTCTGACGGGTTCTTGTGCGGATCAAAAAGTAAAAACATGTCCCAGTGGATCATCCAAGTGCATGAGTTCAACAACAGTGTCGCAAGTTG GTGGCATCAGTACTAAAGTGAAGCTTAAATATTGTGCTGGTGGCTGTCAAAGTGGATCCATCAACTTTGGCATTGCAAAGGTGCTTTCTGTGTGCTGTGACAGTGACTTGTGTAACATCCAAGATGCTCCAG ATCCCAGCTCTATTGCCACCAATGGAAAGAAGTGTTACTATTGTGATGGACAGAGCTGCTCAAACATAGCGAGCTGTTCAGGGAGTGAAGACCGCTGCATTAAAGGAACAT GGAGTTTCGGAGGCCAGTCAGTTGTTGTAAAAGGATGTGTCTCTAAATCTGTTTGTAATACCACAACGTCGGCTAGTGATGTTCAGGGCATCTCGTGTTGTGAGGGGAACCTGTGTAACAGTGCTGAGAGTGTCACTCAGAGCTTTCTATTCCTCGGCTGTTCTCTGCTGTCCTTCCTGCTGATTTTCATTTTGTCTTGA